In Acidovorax sp. 106, the following proteins share a genomic window:
- the rtcR gene encoding RNA repair transcriptional activator RtcR, protein MRKNKVVIGFLGTQLDSGRGAGRWEKWRPSVSLVQHEDVVIGRLELLYTPAHKDLAQWVKADMAQASPETTVNLVPLPMADPWDFGEVYAQLFDWVQTYRFDTEREEYWTHITTGTHVAQICLFLLVESRRIPGVLVQTSPPKRQRVGDPGSYTLIDLDLSRYDVIAQRFGAEQQDAVQFLKSGIATRNARFNALIDEVERVAVRSRAPILFTGPTGAGKSHLARRMFELKKSRHQVEGEFVEVNCATLRGDGAASTLFGHKKGAFTGAAADRPGLLRAAHKGVLFLDEIGELGLDEQAMLLKAVEEKRFYPMGSDREVESDFQLVAGTNRDLRTEVAAGRFREDLFARINLWSYVLPGLAQRPEDIEPNVEHLLTRAGAELGCSVRLSNEARAAYLRYAQSPEALWTGNFRDLSASVTRLATLADSGRIGLPLVEAEIARLRWLWQPVSDARSGLVSAAGAVGRDDLAGLLGESAVESMDLFDQLQLAAVLQVCRQARTLSDAGRQLFQASRTQRTVVNDADRLRKYLARFGLDWERVQ, encoded by the coding sequence ATGCGAAAAAACAAGGTGGTGATTGGCTTCTTGGGCACGCAACTCGACTCCGGCCGGGGCGCGGGGCGGTGGGAGAAGTGGCGCCCTTCTGTGTCGCTGGTGCAGCACGAAGACGTGGTGATCGGGCGGCTGGAGCTGCTCTACACCCCCGCGCACAAAGACCTGGCGCAGTGGGTTAAGGCCGACATGGCGCAGGCCTCGCCCGAGACCACGGTGAATCTGGTGCCCCTGCCCATGGCCGACCCGTGGGACTTTGGCGAGGTGTATGCGCAGCTGTTTGACTGGGTGCAGACCTACCGCTTTGACACCGAGCGCGAGGAGTACTGGACGCACATCACCACGGGCACCCATGTAGCGCAGATTTGCCTGTTCTTGCTGGTGGAGTCGCGCCGCATTCCGGGCGTGCTGGTGCAGACCTCGCCCCCAAAGCGCCAGCGCGTCGGTGACCCGGGCAGCTACACGCTGATTGACCTGGACTTGTCGCGCTATGACGTGATTGCGCAGCGCTTTGGTGCCGAGCAGCAGGACGCGGTGCAGTTCCTCAAAAGCGGCATTGCCACGCGCAATGCGCGCTTTAACGCACTGATCGACGAGGTGGAGCGCGTGGCGGTGCGCTCGCGCGCGCCCATCCTGTTCACCGGGCCCACGGGTGCGGGCAAGTCGCATTTGGCGCGGCGCATGTTTGAGCTCAAAAAATCGCGCCACCAGGTAGAGGGCGAGTTTGTAGAGGTGAACTGCGCCACGTTGCGAGGCGATGGCGCTGCGTCAACGCTGTTCGGGCACAAAAAGGGCGCTTTCACTGGTGCCGCTGCCGACCGGCCCGGCCTGCTGCGCGCGGCGCACAAGGGGGTCTTGTTTCTCGACGAAATCGGTGAGCTGGGCCTGGATGAGCAGGCCATGCTGCTCAAGGCGGTGGAGGAAAAGCGCTTTTACCCGATGGGCAGCGACCGCGAGGTGGAGAGCGACTTTCAACTGGTGGCCGGAACCAACCGCGACCTGCGCACCGAGGTGGCTGCGGGGCGCTTTCGCGAAGACCTGTTCGCCCGCATCAACCTGTGGAGCTACGTGCTGCCGGGCCTGGCCCAGCGGCCCGAGGACATTGAGCCCAATGTGGAGCACCTGCTGACCCGCGCGGGTGCGGAGCTGGGCTGCAGCGTGCGCTTGTCGAACGAGGCCCGCGCCGCCTACCTGCGCTACGCCCAGTCGCCCGAGGCGCTGTGGACCGGCAACTTCCGTGATCTGTCGGCCAGCGTGACGCGCCTGGCCACCCTGGCCGACAGCGGCCGCATTGGCCTGCCGCTGGTGGAGGCCGAGATCGCCCGTCTGCGCTGGCTGTGGCAGCCTGTCAGCGATGCGCGCAGCGGGTTGGTGTCTGCCGCAGGGGCGGTGGGTCGCGACGATCTTGCGGGCCTGCTGGGTGAAAGTGCCGTGGAGTCGATGGACCTGTTTGACCAACTTCAACTGGCCGCCGTGCTGCAGGTGTGCCGCCAGGCGCGCACCTTGTCGGATGCCGGGCGCCAGCTGTTCCAGGCCTCGCGCACACAGCGCACGGTGGTCAATGATGCAGACCGTTTGCGCAAGTACCTGGCGCGGTTTGGGCTGGATTGGGAGCGTGTGCAGTAG
- a CDS encoding M48 family metallopeptidase, with amino-acid sequence MSEPQHAPSQQPPTLLAGRWFDGLSSKPRPVTVAVQPGSKGPTLALHLLAEPGTPATMFTHDQVDWPEAWSERRPQPRVVVDLRERGSLEVDAVAQWHAALAAAGKRPGVAQRMQTRWPLLLGAMALSVVGLGLFYRYGTPWAAAQLTRFVPLSWETRLSDNVLQRMDDGFLKPSKLPAERQAQLKARFDALVQKPPPGLQRYPGYQPALTLEFRSGMGANAFALPGGKVVMTDAIVKAAADKGISDDALVGVLAHEIGHVVYRHSMRMVVEQGVLNMGLGLALGDVSGVVSTGATVLTGRAYSRNHEREADCYAIALMGHASLPTAPMGKLLLAIAHDDEAEGKQRKRDEPTASANQSAHPAPPPAEAGSAPASAPQPAPKAPTKAKAEAHPVWSLLSSHPDTVQRATELEQGHAPHCPR; translated from the coding sequence ATGAGCGAGCCCCAGCACGCGCCCTCCCAGCAGCCACCCACCTTGCTGGCGGGGCGCTGGTTTGACGGCCTGAGCAGCAAGCCCCGCCCCGTGACGGTGGCCGTGCAACCGGGCTCCAAGGGCCCCACGCTAGCGCTGCATTTGCTGGCTGAGCCGGGGACGCCCGCCACCATGTTCACCCACGACCAGGTCGACTGGCCCGAAGCCTGGAGCGAACGCCGCCCCCAACCCCGCGTGGTGGTAGACCTGCGCGAGCGCGGCAGCCTGGAGGTGGACGCCGTCGCCCAGTGGCACGCCGCCCTGGCGGCCGCAGGCAAGCGGCCCGGCGTGGCCCAGCGCATGCAAACGCGCTGGCCGCTGCTGCTGGGTGCCATGGCCCTGTCGGTCGTGGGCCTGGGGCTGTTTTATCGCTATGGAACCCCGTGGGCTGCGGCACAGCTGACCCGTTTTGTGCCGCTGAGCTGGGAAACGCGCCTGTCTGACAACGTGCTGCAGCGCATGGACGACGGCTTTCTCAAACCCAGCAAGCTGCCCGCCGAGCGGCAAGCCCAGCTGAAAGCACGCTTTGATGCCCTGGTGCAAAAGCCACCGCCTGGGCTGCAGCGCTACCCAGGCTACCAGCCTGCGCTGACGCTGGAGTTCCGCTCTGGCATGGGCGCCAACGCCTTTGCCCTGCCAGGCGGCAAGGTGGTGATGACCGACGCCATCGTCAAAGCCGCTGCCGACAAAGGCATCAGCGACGACGCCCTGGTGGGCGTGTTAGCGCACGAAATCGGCCATGTGGTCTATCGCCACTCGATGCGCATGGTGGTGGAGCAAGGCGTGCTGAACATGGGCCTGGGGCTGGCGTTGGGCGACGTATCGGGGGTGGTGTCCACGGGCGCCACGGTGCTGACGGGCCGCGCCTACAGCCGCAACCACGAGCGCGAGGCCGACTGCTACGCCATCGCCCTGATGGGGCACGCGTCCTTGCCCACCGCGCCCATGGGCAAGCTGCTGCTGGCAATTGCGCACGACGACGAAGCCGAAGGCAAACAGCGAAAGCGCGATGAGCCCACGGCATCGGCCAACCAGAGCGCGCACCCCGCACCCCCACCCGCCGAAGCGGGCAGCGCGCCCGCCAGTGCACCGCAGCCTGCACCCAAGGCCCCCACAAAAGCCAAGGCCGAGGCCCACCCCGTGTGGTCTTTGCTCAGCAGCCACCCCGATACCGTGCAACGCGCCACCGAGCTGGAGCAAGGGCACGCGCCGCATTGCCCGCGGTAG
- a CDS encoding YjgN family protein: protein MNQNPKDAAQEQPSVFMSQNIEAYPMEFTGSGGEYFRVWIVNVLLGIVTLGFYTPWARRRTAMYFYGHSMVANSPLEFTAQQRKMVVGFVLLVLLSIAYKLAANTGQDLAVALMLLGGAALSPYIWASAMRFRLGATRWRGLRLQFAASWKEVYLASWPVFALALVWFGVFFGMQMLSPELAQMLDEPAIKGGPKIRPEFTPAMGGLLVLGLILSVLCFIRLEYNYKSLLVLRARLGAEHGRWKPVYMDFVKVWLATVAVFILCALAVWLIVTALLSGSIAMLVMNKGSGGFMWIIVMVIVGIVGFFFLLLLASAPARAYREARMFQLLWNNIGVSQIARFKCNLRAGGFVRLRLKNMVLTLLTLGFYRPFARVSEYRMKLESVTLHIKGGVDQVAGALTRQQEGGLGDALADAAGLDLIG, encoded by the coding sequence ATGAACCAGAACCCCAAAGACGCTGCGCAAGAGCAGCCGTCTGTCTTTATGTCTCAGAACATTGAGGCCTACCCGATGGAGTTCACGGGCAGCGGCGGTGAGTACTTCCGCGTCTGGATCGTGAACGTGCTGCTGGGCATCGTCACGCTGGGCTTTTACACACCGTGGGCGCGCCGGCGCACCGCCATGTATTTCTATGGCCACAGCATGGTGGCCAACAGCCCGCTCGAATTCACTGCGCAGCAGCGCAAGATGGTGGTGGGTTTCGTGCTGCTGGTGCTGCTCTCCATCGCCTACAAGCTGGCAGCCAACACGGGACAGGACCTGGCGGTGGCCCTCATGCTGCTGGGCGGCGCAGCACTGTCGCCCTACATCTGGGCCAGCGCCATGCGCTTTCGCCTGGGCGCCACGCGCTGGCGTGGCCTGCGGCTGCAGTTTGCTGCCAGCTGGAAAGAGGTGTACCTGGCCAGTTGGCCCGTGTTTGCCCTGGCACTGGTGTGGTTTGGCGTGTTCTTTGGCATGCAGATGCTGTCGCCCGAGCTGGCCCAGATGCTGGACGAGCCAGCCATCAAAGGTGGTCCGAAGATTCGCCCGGAATTCACCCCCGCCATGGGCGGCCTGCTGGTGCTGGGCCTGATCTTGTCCGTGCTGTGTTTCATCCGGCTCGAATACAACTACAAAAGCCTGCTGGTGCTGCGCGCCCGCCTGGGCGCCGAGCATGGCCGCTGGAAGCCGGTGTACATGGACTTTGTGAAGGTGTGGCTGGCCACGGTGGCGGTGTTCATCCTCTGTGCGCTGGCCGTGTGGCTGATCGTCACAGCCCTGCTCAGCGGCTCCATCGCCATGCTGGTCATGAACAAAGGCAGCGGCGGCTTTATGTGGATCATCGTCATGGTGATCGTTGGCATTGTGGGGTTCTTCTTCCTGCTGCTGCTCGCATCGGCCCCCGCCCGCGCCTACCGCGAGGCCCGCATGTTCCAGCTGCTGTGGAACAACATCGGCGTGAGCCAGATTGCCCGCTTCAAGTGCAACCTGCGCGCGGGCGGCTTTGTGCGCCTGCGCCTCAAAAATATGGTGCTGACCTTGCTGACGCTGGGCTTTTACCGCCCCTTTGCGCGGGTGAGCGAGTACCGCATGAAGCTGGAATCCGTCACCCTGCACATCAAGGGCGGTGTGGACCAGGTGGCGGGCGCGCTCACACGCCAGCAAGAAGGCGGGCTGGGCGATGCCCTGGCAGATGCCGCTGGCCTGGACCTGATCGGCTGA
- a CDS encoding rRNA pseudouridine synthase, translating to MTAHNPDPTHIRLAKRVAEQINCSRSTAEQFIEGGFVSVDGQLEEAPGARVRPDQTVVVAQDASLLELTPVTLLLHKPAGFEAGLGQAAQSGPVPGAPARSSTGSRSQGATPATTLLGPASHLSEDASGIRVLQRHFKQLECFTPLPTEASGLVVYTQDKRIARKLAEDIESLEQECIVEVAGEIAANGLQRLSHGLSFNGRPLPPIKVSWQNETKLRFALKGIRPGQIPAMCEAVGLRVVSLKRIRIGRVPLAKVPEGQWRYLQPWEKF from the coding sequence ATGACCGCACACAACCCTGATCCCACCCACATCCGCCTGGCCAAACGCGTGGCCGAGCAAATCAATTGCTCGCGCAGCACGGCAGAACAGTTCATCGAAGGCGGCTTTGTGAGTGTGGACGGCCAACTGGAAGAAGCCCCTGGCGCCCGCGTGCGCCCCGACCAGACCGTGGTGGTGGCCCAAGACGCCAGCCTGCTGGAGTTGACCCCGGTGACGCTGCTGCTGCACAAGCCTGCGGGCTTTGAAGCGGGCCTGGGCCAGGCTGCGCAAAGCGGGCCCGTACCAGGCGCGCCCGCGCGCAGCAGCACCGGCAGCCGCAGCCAGGGCGCCACGCCCGCCACCACGCTGCTCGGCCCCGCGTCGCACCTGAGCGAGGACGCCAGCGGCATCCGCGTGCTGCAGCGCCACTTCAAGCAACTGGAGTGCTTTACCCCCCTGCCCACCGAAGCCAGCGGGCTGGTGGTGTACACGCAAGACAAGCGCATTGCGCGCAAGCTGGCCGAGGACATCGAATCGCTGGAGCAGGAATGCATCGTCGAAGTGGCGGGCGAAATCGCCGCCAACGGCTTGCAGCGCCTGAGCCATGGCCTGTCGTTCAACGGCCGCCCGCTGCCGCCCATCAAGGTGAGCTGGCAAAACGAGACCAAGCTGCGCTTTGCGTTGAAAGGCATCCGCCCCGGGCAAATTCCAGCCATGTGCGAAGCCGTGGGCCTGCGCGTGGTGTCCCTCAAGCGCATCCGTATCGGCCGCGTGCCACTGGCCAAGGTGCCCGAGGGGCAATGGCGCTACCTGCAGCCTTGGGAGAAGTTCTGA
- a CDS encoding MBL fold metallo-hydrolase, producing the protein MPRTSQYLHPHREPVPPLHAATVLLLRDASPGGDLEVLMTRRSGKASFAPGAYVFPGGGIDPLDAQSHTAADRRPTQNDENLTQAIAAIRESFEELGVLLARHADGPRKGQMADAQDIAALDRHAPFAAQCKARGLRLAADSVFQLAHWTGDRDLPRRFAVPFLVARMPEGQEPVADEAEQFEPVWVRPADALARHEAGQFFMIFPTIRTLQRLARFANTHAVLAALAHEQPLWTSCPRAGLLGGKEARYMEGDAPFGELALVCPDGQVVHPLDWQTERPVPLLNNVQRLTAPNSGVMTGPGTNSYLVGEPGTGFIAIDPGPADPEHLEKLWRAASGDIRMIVCTHSHPDHSPGAAPLQALCERAGRSKPPILGLPSAPTARVASQFTPDRALQNNELLTLTGQALEGEITHTLQVVHTPGHAANHVCLLLVEDGLLFSGDHILNGSTTVIDPPDGNMADYLDSLDRLDALCAEHSVEFILPAHGYVLDNARGAIAHLRAHRLAREAKVLAAMQALPDGTPEDWVRHAYSDVPPRMWPVAQRSLLAHVERIRTLPPGNH; encoded by the coding sequence ATGCCCCGCACCAGCCAATACCTGCATCCCCACCGCGAGCCCGTGCCCCCCCTGCATGCCGCCACCGTGCTGCTGCTGCGCGACGCCTCACCCGGCGGCGACCTGGAAGTCCTGATGACCCGCCGCTCAGGCAAAGCCAGCTTTGCGCCTGGGGCCTACGTGTTTCCGGGTGGCGGCATCGACCCGCTGGATGCGCAATCGCACACCGCCGCCGACCGCCGCCCCACCCAAAACGACGAGAACCTGACCCAGGCCATCGCCGCCATCCGCGAGAGCTTTGAAGAGCTGGGCGTGCTGCTGGCCCGCCATGCCGACGGCCCCCGCAAAGGCCAGATGGCCGATGCACAAGACATTGCTGCGCTGGACCGCCACGCACCGTTTGCCGCGCAGTGCAAAGCGCGCGGCCTGCGGCTGGCGGCCGACAGCGTTTTCCAGCTGGCCCACTGGACGGGTGACCGCGACCTGCCACGGCGCTTTGCCGTGCCCTTCCTGGTGGCCCGCATGCCCGAAGGGCAAGAGCCCGTGGCCGACGAGGCCGAGCAGTTCGAGCCCGTGTGGGTGCGCCCGGCCGATGCGCTGGCGCGGCACGAGGCGGGGCAGTTCTTCATGATCTTCCCCACCATCCGCACGCTGCAGCGGCTGGCGCGCTTTGCCAACACCCACGCCGTGCTGGCCGCGCTGGCGCACGAGCAACCGCTGTGGACCAGCTGCCCCCGCGCGGGCCTGCTGGGCGGCAAAGAGGCGCGCTACATGGAGGGAGATGCCCCCTTTGGCGAGCTGGCCTTGGTCTGCCCCGACGGCCAGGTGGTGCACCCGCTGGACTGGCAAACCGAGCGCCCAGTGCCGCTGCTCAACAACGTGCAGCGCCTCACCGCCCCCAACTCGGGCGTGATGACGGGGCCCGGCACCAACAGCTATCTGGTGGGCGAGCCCGGCACCGGCTTCATCGCCATCGACCCCGGCCCGGCCGACCCGGAGCACCTGGAAAAACTCTGGCGCGCAGCCAGTGGCGACATCCGCATGATCGTGTGCACCCATTCGCACCCCGACCACTCGCCCGGCGCGGCCCCGCTGCAGGCCCTGTGCGAACGCGCAGGCCGCAGCAAGCCACCCATCCTGGGCCTGCCATCGGCCCCCACCGCACGGGTGGCCAGCCAGTTCACTCCCGACAGGGCGCTACAAAATAATGAGCTGCTCACGCTGACTGGACAAGCGCTAGAAGGCGAAATAACCCATACCCTGCAAGTGGTGCACACCCCCGGCCATGCCGCCAACCATGTGTGCCTGCTGCTGGTGGAAGACGGCCTGCTGTTCAGTGGCGACCACATCCTCAACGGCAGCACCACGGTGATTGACCCGCCTGACGGGAACATGGCCGACTACCTCGACTCGTTGGACCGGCTCGATGCCTTGTGCGCAGAGCACAGCGTTGAATTCATCCTGCCCGCCCACGGCTATGTGCTGGACAATGCGCGGGGTGCCATCGCCCACCTGCGCGCCCACCGCCTGGCCCGAGAAGCCAAGGTGCTGGCTGCCATGCAGGCACTGCCGGATGGCACGCCCGAAGATTGGGTGCGCCATGCCTACAGCGATGTGCCCCCGCGCATGTGGCCCGTGGCCCAGCGCTCGCTGCTCGCCCATGTCGAACGCATCCGCACCCTGCCGCCGGGCAACCACTGA
- the dapF gene encoding diaminopimelate epimerase, producing MQIRFTKMQGAGNDFVVLDETQGRLGLTATQYRYLADRHFGVGADQILTVRRPTSEAAAQGIDFEYVIHNADGGEVEQCGNGSRCFARYVRDKGLTDKDTIRVQTLSGVIAPRLTPDGRVTVDMGRPVLEPARVPFDTTGLQPVAQGLGQKWPLALDIPAQPATVFVAVVSMGNPHAVQLVDDVDTAPVAIWGPLVERHARFPQRVNAGFMQVVSRSHVRLRVFERGTGETLACGTGACAAVAAGIRLGLLDNEVQVDMRGGRLTIAWSGQETDTLYMTGPATTVFEGQIDIPDTL from the coding sequence ATGCAGATTCGCTTTACCAAAATGCAGGGTGCTGGCAACGACTTTGTCGTGCTGGACGAAACCCAGGGCCGCCTGGGGCTCACGGCCACGCAATACCGCTACCTGGCCGACCGCCACTTTGGCGTGGGCGCGGACCAGATCCTCACGGTGCGCCGCCCCACCTCCGAGGCCGCCGCGCAGGGCATCGACTTCGAATACGTGATCCACAACGCCGACGGCGGCGAGGTGGAGCAGTGCGGCAACGGCTCGCGCTGCTTTGCCCGCTATGTGCGCGACAAAGGCCTGACGGACAAGGACACCATCCGCGTGCAAACGCTCAGCGGCGTCATCGCCCCCCGCCTCACGCCCGATGGCCGCGTCACCGTGGACATGGGCCGCCCGGTGCTCGAACCCGCCCGTGTGCCGTTTGACACCACCGGCCTGCAGCCTGTGGCGCAAGGTTTGGGGCAAAAATGGCCGCTAGCGCTTGATATACCAGCGCAGCCAGCTACTGTTTTTGTAGCGGTGGTGTCCATGGGCAACCCGCACGCCGTGCAGTTGGTTGACGATGTGGATACTGCCCCAGTGGCCATCTGGGGTCCTCTGGTCGAGCGGCATGCGCGCTTTCCGCAGCGTGTGAACGCAGGCTTCATGCAGGTGGTCAGCCGCAGCCATGTGCGCCTGCGCGTGTTTGAGCGCGGCACGGGTGAAACCCTGGCCTGCGGCACCGGCGCCTGTGCCGCTGTGGCGGCGGGCATTCGCCTGGGGCTGCTCGACAACGAAGTACAGGTGGACATGCGCGGCGGGCGCCTCACCATCGCCTGGAGCGGCCAGGAGACAGACACCCTTTACATGACGGGCCCGGCCACCACGGTGTTCGAAGGCCAGATCGACATTCCGGACACCCTATGA
- a CDS encoding DUF484 family protein, protein MSSTHIPPILEEDIANFLTNTPGFFERHAEVLASVQITSPHGQRAVSLQERQAEMLREKIKGLEHRIMDMVRNSNDNTAIATKVHQWTSALLRVKDPFDLPEAVVSGIRTLFDVPQATVRVWTVAGPYIDADFTQGASEDARAFASSLTMPFCGPNLGFEPAGWLAQDAGGEPAQSLALLPLREGAIDSATPAFGLLVLGSQDPQRFDATMGTEFLSRIAELASAALVRLK, encoded by the coding sequence ATGAGCAGCACCCACATTCCTCCGATTCTTGAAGAAGACATTGCCAATTTTCTGACCAACACCCCGGGCTTCTTTGAGCGCCATGCCGAAGTGTTGGCCAGTGTGCAGATCACCAGCCCCCATGGCCAGCGCGCCGTGAGCCTGCAAGAGCGCCAGGCCGAGATGCTGCGCGAGAAGATCAAGGGGCTGGAGCACCGCATCATGGACATGGTGCGCAACAGCAACGACAACACCGCCATTGCCACCAAGGTGCACCAGTGGACCAGCGCCCTGCTGCGCGTGAAAGACCCGTTCGATTTGCCCGAGGCGGTGGTCAGCGGCATCCGTACCCTGTTTGATGTGCCCCAGGCCACGGTGCGCGTCTGGACGGTGGCGGGGCCCTACATCGACGCCGACTTCACCCAGGGCGCCAGCGAAGACGCGCGGGCGTTTGCCTCGTCGCTGACCATGCCGTTTTGCGGCCCCAACCTGGGCTTTGAGCCTGCGGGCTGGCTGGCGCAGGATGCCGGCGGCGAGCCCGCCCAGTCGCTGGCCCTGCTGCCACTGCGCGAAGGCGCCATCGACAGCGCCACGCCCGCGTTTGGCCTGCTGGTGCTGGGCTCGCAAGACCCGCAGCGCTTTGATGCCACGATGGGCACGGAATTCCTCTCGCGCATTGCGGAGCTGGCCAGCGCGGCGCTGGTGCGGTTGAAGTGA
- a CDS encoding tyrosine recombinase XerC yields the protein MAEMPSAALPPDPHVLRYLEHVRVEKRLAGRTLTLYTLDLEKLAQFAAGVKTPLLQLTSAHIRRFVALMHSGGRSGRGIALILSGWRGFYTWAGRQGLVAHNPVQDVRAPKAPKPLPKALGVDDAVRLADYENTGADPWLEARDAAMVELLYGCGLRVGELVGLDAVASPQAQREGRGWVDLQAGEAHVFGKGSKRRSVPVGRAAVRALQAWLALRAQPFGVSSVRLDGALFVGQRGKRLTAQSVWLRLRQRSQLAGLTTPAHPHMLRHSFASHVLQSSSDLRAVQELLGHANITTTQVYTRLDFQHLAKVYDAAHPRAKKKSP from the coding sequence ATGGCCGAGATGCCGTCAGCCGCATTGCCTCCCGATCCCCACGTTCTGCGCTACTTGGAACATGTGCGGGTCGAAAAGCGGCTGGCGGGGCGCACGCTGACGCTGTACACGCTGGACCTGGAGAAGCTGGCGCAGTTTGCGGCGGGGGTGAAGACGCCGCTGTTGCAGCTCACCAGTGCCCACATCCGCCGCTTTGTGGCGCTGATGCACAGCGGTGGGCGCAGTGGGCGGGGCATTGCGCTCATCCTCTCGGGCTGGCGCGGGTTTTACACCTGGGCGGGGCGGCAGGGGCTGGTGGCGCACAACCCGGTGCAGGACGTGCGCGCGCCCAAGGCCCCCAAGCCCTTGCCCAAGGCTTTGGGTGTGGACGACGCGGTGCGCCTGGCCGATTACGAAAACACCGGGGCCGACCCGTGGCTGGAAGCGCGCGATGCCGCCATGGTCGAGCTGCTGTACGGCTGCGGCTTGCGGGTGGGTGAGCTGGTGGGGCTGGACGCCGTGGCGAGCCCGCAAGCCCAGCGCGAAGGCCGTGGCTGGGTCGATCTGCAGGCGGGCGAAGCCCATGTGTTTGGCAAAGGCAGCAAGCGCCGCAGCGTGCCCGTGGGCCGGGCGGCGGTGCGGGCCCTGCAAGCCTGGCTGGCCCTGCGGGCGCAGCCGTTTGGGGTCTCCTCAGTTCGGCTCGATGGGGCCTTGTTCGTGGGGCAGCGAGGCAAGCGGTTGACGGCCCAATCTGTGTGGCTGCGGCTGCGCCAGCGCAGCCAGCTGGCGGGGCTCACCACCCCGGCGCACCCGCACATGCTGCGCCACTCGTTTGCCAGCCATGTGCTGCAGTCCAGCAGCGACTTGCGTGCGGTGCAGGAGCTGCTGGGGCACGCCAACATCACCACCACGCAGGTGTACACGCGGCTGGATTTTCAGCACCTGGCCAAGGTGTATGACGCGGCCCACCCCCGGGCTAAAAAGAAATCCCCCTGA
- the lepB gene encoding signal peptidase I, with protein MLRNWIKSNRGFLVLLLCFGLFRTAVADWNPIPSGSMRPTLLEGDVVFVNRLAYDVKLPLTDVVLLPLGDPQRGDVVTFTSPQDGTRLIKRIAAVPGDRVEMRNEVLYINGQAAEYDAPEVVQEAVGVGATVQATRWTERLGGHERRVQWLHGVPARSTFDAIEVPAGQYLMLGDNRDDSVDSRYIGLVPRHLLIGQARRVLVSADILGHWAPRLQRIGLPL; from the coding sequence ATGCTGCGGAACTGGATCAAGTCAAACCGTGGGTTCCTCGTGCTGTTGTTGTGCTTTGGCCTCTTTCGCACAGCCGTGGCCGACTGGAACCCTATCCCCTCGGGCTCCATGCGGCCCACATTGCTCGAGGGCGATGTGGTGTTCGTCAACCGGCTCGCGTATGACGTCAAGCTGCCGCTGACGGACGTGGTGCTGCTGCCGCTGGGTGATCCGCAGCGTGGCGACGTGGTGACCTTTACTTCGCCGCAAGACGGCACGCGCCTCATCAAGCGCATTGCCGCGGTGCCGGGCGACCGGGTAGAGATGCGCAACGAGGTGCTTTACATCAACGGCCAGGCCGCCGAGTACGACGCGCCCGAGGTGGTGCAAGAGGCCGTGGGTGTGGGCGCTACGGTGCAGGCCACGCGCTGGACGGAGCGCTTGGGCGGGCACGAGCGGCGCGTGCAGTGGTTGCACGGCGTGCCCGCGCGCAGCACGTTCGACGCCATTGAGGTGCCTGCAGGCCAATACCTCATGCTGGGCGACAACCGAGACGACAGCGTGGATTCGCGCTACATCGGCCTGGTGCCGCGCCACCTGTTGATCGGGCAAGCACGCCGTGTGCTGGTGTCGGCAGACATCCTGGGGCACTGGGCGCCCCGGCTGCAGCGCATTGGCTTGCCGTTGTAG
- a CDS encoding DUF2799 domain-containing protein, whose protein sequence is MKKILPLLAASAVAAVLAGCTSMTPEQCKVADWYQVGLEDGSHGEPPRSQLADYAKDCAEVGVRPDAERYRVGWEAGIPRFCTPYSGWREGTQGNTSKQDACRGRPGEGAFAMALDAGLQVHRTRQSLNSNDSEIRRMEKRLQDKGLNDKQRSETRDRLRYLDFEQSRLRRLLADQERMAPR, encoded by the coding sequence ATGAAAAAAATCCTCCCCCTCCTCGCTGCCAGTGCAGTCGCCGCCGTGCTGGCCGGCTGCACCAGCATGACCCCCGAGCAATGCAAAGTGGCCGACTGGTACCAGGTGGGGCTGGAGGACGGCAGCCACGGCGAGCCCCCGCGCAGCCAACTGGCCGACTACGCCAAGGACTGCGCCGAAGTGGGCGTGCGCCCCGATGCCGAGCGCTACCGCGTCGGCTGGGAAGCGGGCATTCCGCGCTTTTGCACACCTTACAGCGGCTGGCGCGAGGGCACCCAGGGCAACACCAGCAAGCAAGACGCCTGCCGTGGACGCCCAGGCGAAGGTGCGTTTGCCATGGCACTGGATGCGGGGCTGCAGGTGCACCGCACGCGGCAATCACTCAACAGCAACGACAGCGAGATTCGGCGGATGGAAAAGCGCTTGCAGGACAAGGGCCTGAACGACAAGCAGCGCAGCGAGACCCGCGACCGCCTGCGCTACCTGGACTTTGAACAATCGCGCCTGCGCCGCCTATTGGCCGACCAAGAGCGCATGGCGCCGCGCTGA